A portion of the Pseudomonas sp. GR 6-02 genome contains these proteins:
- a CDS encoding GmrSD restriction endonuclease domain-containing protein, producing MSNEICQLSIKALLSGSVEYVIPMYQRNYAWEEGEITQLIQDVIDYLPMTSDKARNYYIGTLVVYERPDSKNPVFETIDGQQRLTTLSLLTSYLKNTRLVDLAWYSTLSIHFDSREHSRATFAAIFEGKFNDDPAEVLLERQINTGILNGYRLIQKVLPQKLKEKGISPQQFADYLFDFVQIMRVKVPADTDLNHYFEIMNNRGEQLEKHEVLKARMMEKLQGCERSQNCLHAVWEACANMERYVQMGFTPGQRGSIFGEKNWGRFELADFDSLRAALHSTQEVAAQQDTRLTLDQIIAKAPVAAKQDEPSEDSPERFNTIINFPNFLLHVLRVDIQADIPLDDKRLLDTFEEYVLKQPDPVAAVKRFTFSLLRCKYLFDQYVIKREFIKGADGWSLKRFKWNEGGERSRAGRGSYVNTFGEEDGNEGINRRILMLLSAFHVSTPTLVYKHWLNAALHHLFHADQIDAQAYLQHMESVAKAFVFDRFLAPEAGLDYYAIIYQNKGGCQTRRESITAEKFESRLTFGNIENNLVFNFLDYLLWLEHGASEPVKSYEFTFRSSVEHYYPQHPLDGQVQLDAGTLNSFGNLCLISHDKNSRLSNFMPAAKKEFYKNNTIDSVKQYLMMEAEPWEADAICTHSKHMNNVLLKSLASKHETE from the coding sequence ATGAGTAATGAAATTTGCCAGCTTTCCATCAAGGCGCTGCTGAGCGGTAGCGTTGAGTATGTTATCCCGATGTATCAGCGTAATTACGCCTGGGAGGAGGGTGAGATCACTCAGCTGATTCAGGACGTGATCGACTACCTGCCAATGACCTCGGATAAAGCGCGCAATTACTACATTGGCACTCTGGTGGTGTATGAGCGTCCGGATAGCAAAAACCCGGTGTTTGAAACCATTGACGGCCAACAGCGGCTGACGACCCTGTCGTTGTTGACGTCGTATCTGAAAAACACCCGGTTGGTGGATCTCGCCTGGTATTCGACTTTGAGCATTCACTTTGACAGCCGCGAACATTCGCGCGCGACCTTTGCGGCCATCTTCGAGGGGAAGTTCAACGACGATCCTGCCGAGGTATTGCTCGAGAGGCAGATCAATACTGGCATCCTCAATGGCTATCGGCTGATCCAGAAAGTCTTGCCTCAGAAGCTGAAGGAGAAGGGAATTTCGCCTCAGCAATTCGCCGACTACTTGTTTGACTTCGTACAAATCATGAGGGTTAAGGTACCGGCTGATACGGACCTGAACCATTACTTCGAGATTATGAACAACCGCGGTGAGCAGCTGGAAAAGCACGAAGTGCTCAAGGCGCGGATGATGGAGAAGTTGCAGGGCTGCGAGCGGAGTCAGAATTGCTTGCACGCAGTTTGGGAAGCCTGTGCCAACATGGAGCGCTATGTGCAAATGGGCTTCACGCCTGGCCAGCGTGGCAGCATTTTTGGCGAAAAGAACTGGGGACGGTTTGAACTCGCTGACTTCGATTCGCTTCGGGCTGCGTTGCACAGTACGCAAGAGGTGGCTGCCCAGCAGGACACTCGCTTGACCCTTGATCAGATCATTGCCAAGGCACCGGTCGCTGCGAAGCAGGATGAGCCAAGTGAGGACTCGCCAGAGCGTTTCAACACGATTATCAACTTCCCGAACTTCCTGTTGCATGTGCTGCGCGTCGATATCCAAGCGGACATCCCTCTGGATGACAAACGCCTGCTCGACACCTTTGAAGAGTACGTATTAAAACAACCCGACCCAGTGGCCGCGGTGAAGCGTTTTACCTTCAGCCTGTTGCGCTGCAAGTATCTGTTTGACCAGTATGTAATCAAGCGCGAGTTCATCAAGGGCGCTGATGGCTGGAGCCTCAAACGCTTCAAGTGGAATGAGGGCGGTGAGCGCAGCCGCGCTGGTCGAGGAAGTTATGTGAATACCTTCGGCGAAGAGGACGGCAATGAAGGCATCAACCGCCGAATTCTGATGCTGCTGTCGGCATTTCATGTCTCCACGCCAACGCTGGTCTACAAACACTGGCTGAATGCGGCGCTGCATCACCTGTTTCATGCTGACCAGATTGACGCTCAAGCTTATCTTCAGCACATGGAGTCGGTCGCCAAGGCGTTTGTATTTGACCGCTTTCTCGCTCCAGAGGCAGGCCTGGATTACTACGCGATCATTTATCAGAACAAGGGTGGGTGTCAGACACGCCGCGAAAGCATTACGGCGGAGAAATTTGAGTCCAGATTGACGTTTGGCAACATCGAAAACAACCTGGTGTTCAACTTTCTGGACTACCTGCTTTGGCTTGAGCACGGCGCAAGCGAGCCGGTTAAATCTTATGAATTCACCTTCCGTAGTTCGGTAGAGCATTACTACCCGCAGCACCCATTAGACGGACAAGTTCAGCTCGACGCTGGCACGCTGAATTCGTTCGGCAATCTCTGCCTGATCAGCCATGACAAGAACTCCCGCCTGAGTAATTTCATGCCCGCGGCGAAGAAAGAGTTTTATAAAAACAACACCATCGACAGTGTTAAGCAGTATCTGATGATGGAAGCAGAGCCTTGGGAAGCCGACGCTATATGCACACATTCCAAACACATGAATAATGTGTTGCTCAAGAGCCTCGCCAGTAAACACGAAACCGAGTAA
- a CDS encoding ADP-ribosylglycohydrolase family protein, translating to MLVSSTGKTMVFIDPNHGGDSDSTGLIAGHLSGTQYGAAAIPARWFEQLELREVIVQVAEDLERVPREYCGVGGMFNQQIELAYPGS from the coding sequence ATGCTTGTTTCATCAACAGGCAAAACGATGGTTTTCATCGACCCGAATCACGGCGGTGATAGTGACAGTACCGGGCTCATCGCCGGACACTTGTCGGGTACTCAATATGGTGCTGCGGCGATTCCTGCTCGCTGGTTTGAGCAACTGGAATTGCGTGAGGTGATTGTGCAGGTTGCTGAGGATCTTGAGCGCGTGCCGCGTGAGTACTGTGGGGTTGGCGGCATGTTCAATCAGCAGATCGAATTGGCATATCCCGGGAGTTGA
- a CDS encoding WYL domain-containing protein has protein sequence MNHSVVIPSRGLDDLSHAQRERLGFIEHLLLLKGEASRAELMTRFGIAAAQATKDLAHYHSLAPANIEYDKRLRLHVRGKGFSALFDYDPQLVLTALSQCYSKGLPGKAEREWPCETPHILNAPSLQVITVLCEAIYKHLPVRMTYVSLSSGEQERVLVPHSLVGTGLRWHARGFDRRHLQFRDFVLTRILRVELDDSLVGFDEQVSQDKQWNRIVDLELRPHPSIRYKQAIELDYQMQGGLLRKECRAAVVGYLLRRWNVDCSPNHSLPGPEYQLCLANPLSLYGVENLAIAPGYQLPGNHSIQQDAH, from the coding sequence ATGAATCATTCGGTAGTCATTCCGTCTCGCGGTTTGGACGATCTAAGTCATGCCCAGCGTGAGCGTTTAGGCTTCATTGAACATCTATTGCTACTGAAAGGTGAGGCTTCGCGAGCGGAGCTGATGACGCGCTTTGGTATTGCCGCTGCACAGGCAACCAAGGATCTGGCGCATTATCACAGTCTGGCTCCGGCTAATATTGAGTACGACAAGCGTCTTCGTCTGCATGTGCGCGGAAAAGGATTCAGTGCGCTATTCGATTATGACCCTCAACTTGTATTGACGGCCCTTAGTCAGTGCTACAGCAAAGGGCTGCCTGGTAAAGCCGAGAGGGAATGGCCCTGTGAAACGCCTCATATCCTCAATGCGCCTTCATTGCAGGTGATTACTGTGCTTTGCGAGGCTATTTACAAGCATCTGCCTGTGCGCATGACTTATGTTTCGCTCAGCAGTGGTGAGCAGGAGAGAGTGCTGGTACCACATAGCCTGGTGGGCACTGGCCTGCGCTGGCATGCGCGGGGGTTTGATCGCCGCCATCTGCAGTTTCGAGACTTCGTTCTAACTCGTATCCTCCGGGTAGAGTTAGACGATAGTTTGGTCGGGTTCGACGAGCAGGTTTCCCAGGATAAACAGTGGAATCGCATCGTCGACCTCGAACTGCGTCCCCACCCATCTATCCGTTACAAACAGGCCATCGAGTTGGATTACCAGATGCAGGGGGGGCTGCTGCGTAAAGAATGTCGCGCTGCTGTGGTCGGTTACTTGTTGCGCCGCTGGAATGTCGATTGCAGTCCTAACCACAGTCTTCCGGGGCCGGAGTATCAGCTTTGCTTAGCTAATCCTTTATCCCTGTATGGCGTGGAAAACCTGGCCATTGCCCCAGGCTACCAACTCCCCGGTAATCACTCCATACAGCAGGATGCCCACTAA
- a CDS encoding helicase-related protein, giving the protein MVKLEDIKKNAQIRGLHGDEVVKIVSVDKVGDSAVSVVYQKGAGGYGDQMLFRSDEARLELAQAGKPWAFDSSGADFKLALEAWRIQLAYLFDPMMAVHTSNVDPLPHQISAVYESMLPRQPLRFVLADDPGAGKTIMAGLLIRELLMRADARRVLVVSPGSLTEQWQDELLEKFGVKFEVFSREKQEQCASGNYFEEQNLLIARLDQLSRNEDYQQKLKSTDWDLIIVDEAHKLSANYFGNKVNKTKRFQLGELLGSITRHFLLMTATPHNGKEEDFQIWLSLLDGDRFYGKFREGAHKVDVSDLMRRMVKEELLKFDGTKLFPERRAYTANYQLSDLEAELYHDVTEYVRNQMNLAERLDAQRKSNVGFALTQLQRRLASSPEAIYQSLRNRRKRLENRIEEEKILLRGSNIASTLGEYLVKKRIDVPDNIDDLDEELSADEYEQYAEQLVDQASAAETIVEMETEVCILQGLENQAQRLVASGSDKKWEELSCLLQDTPEMFTHGHRRKLIIFTEHRATLNYLVARIGDMLGTPDAIVTIHGGTNRDERRKIQEEFRHNPSVQVLIATDAAGEGVNLQNANLMVNYDLPWNPNRLEQRFGRIHRIGQDQVCHLWNIVANETREGEVFQKLFDKLEIEKKALGGKVFDILGEAFDNISLKDLLVEAIRYGDAPETRAKMTQVIEGALDTEHLKEILRRNALVEQHMSLDQLYAVKEEMEKAEARKLQPYFIRAFFNEAFASVGGELRAREPARFEIRHVPAALRERDRVIGESRTPVLRQYERICFEKQHVRLQGKQMADLIHPGHPLMQALTDLILSAHRSKLKQGAVLVDPNDDGITPKVLFMLDHCVRESASQASAEPKVVSRRLQFVEIDPQGNSINAGWAPHLDLLPIQSVELSLVQDVLNAPWIEQNLENLALQHASQHLVPEHYGEVKTRVQRQSEKVLAAVHERLVKEINYWSERYIKLSDDVAAGKQPRMQPENARRRYEELTARLEQRTRELQTMQQVSSSTPVVMGGALVIPAGLLAQRRGDSTFCADAAARSRIEWAAMHAVIAAEQALGHTIKDVSAEKCGWDVTARPPVSADGSIRDDRHIEVKGRVKGSTTVTVTKNEIFSSFNQGEKFILAIVLVDGDEVDGPHYIKHPFKTEPEFGVASVNYDLQELLARAVKPGESL; this is encoded by the coding sequence ATGGTCAAACTGGAAGATATCAAGAAAAACGCCCAAATTCGTGGCCTGCATGGCGACGAGGTTGTGAAGATCGTCAGCGTCGATAAGGTCGGCGACTCGGCGGTCAGCGTTGTCTACCAGAAGGGGGCAGGTGGTTATGGTGACCAGATGCTGTTCCGTTCCGACGAGGCCCGTCTTGAACTTGCACAGGCTGGCAAGCCTTGGGCCTTTGACTCATCAGGCGCGGATTTCAAGTTGGCCTTGGAAGCTTGGCGTATCCAGTTGGCCTATCTGTTTGACCCGATGATGGCGGTGCATACCTCGAACGTCGACCCGCTGCCGCATCAGATTTCCGCTGTTTACGAATCCATGCTGCCACGTCAGCCGCTGCGCTTTGTACTGGCTGATGATCCAGGGGCGGGTAAAACGATCATGGCTGGTCTGCTGATCCGAGAACTTCTCATGCGTGCCGATGCTCGACGCGTATTGGTCGTTTCACCCGGCTCACTTACCGAGCAGTGGCAGGACGAACTGCTTGAGAAGTTCGGTGTCAAGTTCGAGGTGTTCAGCCGTGAGAAGCAGGAGCAGTGTGCTTCCGGTAACTACTTTGAAGAGCAGAACTTGCTGATTGCCCGGCTCGACCAGTTATCGCGTAATGAGGACTATCAGCAAAAACTCAAGAGTACTGACTGGGATCTGATCATTGTCGATGAGGCACACAAACTCTCGGCTAATTACTTCGGTAACAAGGTCAACAAGACTAAGCGCTTCCAGCTAGGTGAGCTGCTCGGCTCGATCACTCGTCACTTTTTACTGATGACTGCCACTCCGCACAATGGCAAGGAAGAAGACTTTCAGATTTGGTTGTCTCTGCTTGATGGCGACCGCTTCTATGGCAAGTTTCGCGAGGGCGCACACAAGGTCGATGTCTCCGACCTGATGCGTCGCATGGTTAAGGAAGAGCTGCTCAAGTTCGATGGCACTAAGCTGTTTCCCGAGCGCCGTGCCTACACAGCCAATTACCAGCTCTCTGATCTTGAAGCTGAGCTCTATCATGATGTGACCGAGTACGTTCGCAACCAGATGAATCTGGCTGAGCGCCTTGATGCCCAGCGAAAAAGCAACGTCGGCTTCGCTCTTACCCAGTTGCAGCGCCGACTGGCCTCCAGTCCGGAAGCCATTTACCAGTCTTTGCGCAACCGACGCAAACGCTTGGAAAACCGCATAGAGGAAGAGAAGATCCTCCTGCGCGGTAGCAACATAGCCAGCACGCTGGGTGAGTATCTGGTCAAGAAACGCATTGATGTGCCGGACAACATTGATGATCTAGATGAAGAACTCAGCGCCGACGAGTACGAGCAATACGCCGAGCAACTGGTCGATCAGGCCAGTGCCGCTGAAACCATCGTCGAGATGGAGACAGAGGTCTGTATTCTTCAGGGTCTGGAAAACCAGGCGCAGCGACTGGTGGCGTCAGGCAGCGACAAAAAATGGGAAGAGCTGTCCTGCCTCCTGCAAGATACCCCAGAGATGTTCACCCACGGGCATCGTCGTAAGCTGATCATCTTCACCGAGCACAGAGCCACCTTAAATTACCTGGTGGCTCGCATTGGTGACATGCTCGGTACGCCAGACGCCATCGTTACCATTCATGGTGGTACCAACCGTGATGAGCGGCGCAAGATTCAGGAAGAGTTTCGCCACAACCCCAGCGTACAGGTGCTGATTGCCACTGATGCAGCGGGAGAGGGCGTCAACCTGCAAAACGCCAACCTGATGGTCAATTATGACCTTCCATGGAATCCCAACCGTCTGGAGCAGCGCTTCGGCCGCATTCACCGTATCGGCCAAGATCAGGTCTGCCATCTGTGGAATATCGTCGCCAACGAAACCCGCGAAGGTGAGGTGTTCCAGAAACTGTTCGACAAGCTGGAGATCGAGAAGAAGGCTCTCGGTGGTAAGGTGTTCGACATTCTTGGTGAAGCCTTCGATAACATCTCGCTCAAAGATCTGCTGGTTGAAGCCATCCGTTATGGCGATGCCCCTGAAACCCGCGCCAAGATGACACAAGTGATCGAAGGCGCGCTGGATACTGAGCACCTTAAGGAAATTCTCCGGCGCAACGCCCTGGTCGAGCAGCACATGAGCCTCGACCAGCTCTACGCAGTCAAAGAGGAAATGGAAAAGGCCGAGGCGCGTAAGCTACAGCCATATTTCATTCGCGCCTTTTTCAATGAGGCCTTCGCCAGCGTTGGTGGCGAGCTGCGTGCTCGTGAACCGGCGCGCTTCGAGATTCGTCACGTCCCGGCCGCCCTGCGCGAGCGTGACCGCGTGATAGGCGAAAGCCGCACCCCGGTGCTGCGTCAGTACGAGCGCATCTGCTTTGAAAAACAGCATGTACGGCTGCAAGGAAAGCAGATGGCAGATTTGATTCATCCAGGTCATCCACTCATGCAGGCCCTGACCGACCTCATCCTCTCTGCTCATCGCAGCAAGCTCAAACAGGGAGCGGTACTGGTTGACCCCAATGACGACGGCATAACGCCGAAAGTACTGTTCATGCTCGACCACTGTGTGCGCGAAAGTGCCAGCCAGGCCAGCGCAGAGCCGAAGGTGGTATCGCGTCGCCTACAATTCGTCGAGATCGACCCGCAGGGCAACAGCATCAATGCAGGCTGGGCACCGCATCTGGATTTGCTGCCGATCCAGTCTGTCGAGCTGTCACTGGTTCAAGACGTACTCAATGCTCCCTGGATCGAGCAAAATCTGGAGAACCTAGCCCTGCAGCATGCATCTCAACATCTGGTGCCTGAGCACTACGGCGAAGTGAAGACCCGCGTGCAGCGCCAAAGCGAAAAGGTGCTGGCCGCTGTGCATGAGCGCTTGGTCAAGGAAATCAACTACTGGTCGGAGCGCTACATAAAACTCAGCGACGATGTGGCAGCAGGCAAGCAGCCGCGTATGCAGCCGGAAAATGCCCGACGCCGCTACGAAGAACTCACCGCTCGACTGGAGCAGCGCACACGTGAGTTGCAAACCATGCAGCAGGTCAGTTCATCCACTCCAGTGGTGATGGGGGGCGCATTGGTGATTCCTGCGGGTCTGTTGGCTCAGCGCCGTGGTGACAGCACCTTCTGCGCTGATGCTGCTGCTCGCTCGCGTATCGAATGGGCTGCTATGCATGCAGTCATCGCTGCCGAGCAAGCACTGGGCCACACCATCAAGGACGTATCCGCCGAGAAGTGCGGCTGGGATGTCACAGCTCGCCCACCTGTGTCAGCCGACGGCAGCATTCGTGACGACCGCCACATTGAGGTTAAAGGCCGAGTGAAAGGCTCGACCACCGTCACCGTTACTAAGAATGAAATCTTCTCCAGCTTCAACCAGGGCGAGAAGTTCATTCTTGCCATAGTGCTGGTGGATGGTGATGAGGTGGATGGCCCGCACTACATCAAGCATCCATTCAAGACAGAGCCTGAATTCGGCGTGGCTAGCGTGAACTATGACTTGCAAGAGCTGCTGGCTCGTGCAGTCAAACCGGGGGAAAGCCTGTGA